In a single window of the Arthrobacter sp. StoSoilA2 genome:
- a CDS encoding alpha/beta hydrolase, with amino-acid sequence MTRYVPSAASRTIVVDGIRTHYLDCGDGPPVVLLHDGSYGSSAELSWYPTIKALSSTHRVVAPDWLGFGGTDKLHDFGSGRKRRLWHMTRFLEAMDLGTAAFCGVSMGATLLLMVAAGDEYDWSIGSIVSVSGGGVIPMNEARRETLDFDCTLEGMRRIVRHFVYDQALLEDERFLLARYEAAIQPGAWEAVAAARFKSPLSGSRSEFGNLDTIPYERIRVPTLLIAGADDELREAGYAAPLAERIPNATLLTYQQCGHLPQLEQPALFNADVAKFLGTHGALASR; translated from the coding sequence ATGACCAGATATGTACCCTCGGCAGCAAGTCGCACCATAGTCGTCGACGGAATCCGAACCCACTACCTCGACTGCGGTGACGGACCCCCGGTGGTTCTGCTCCATGATGGAAGCTACGGATCCTCCGCCGAGCTATCCTGGTACCCCACCATCAAAGCGCTGAGCTCCACGCACCGCGTTGTAGCCCCGGACTGGCTTGGCTTCGGGGGAACGGACAAGCTTCACGACTTCGGCAGCGGCCGCAAACGGCGCCTCTGGCACATGACGAGGTTCCTGGAGGCCATGGACCTTGGGACAGCAGCTTTTTGTGGCGTATCCATGGGCGCCACGCTGCTTCTCATGGTCGCCGCCGGCGACGAATATGACTGGTCCATCGGCTCGATTGTGTCGGTGTCAGGTGGCGGTGTCATTCCGATGAACGAAGCCCGCAGGGAAACACTGGACTTTGACTGCACGTTGGAAGGCATGCGCCGTATCGTCCGCCACTTTGTCTATGACCAGGCGCTGTTGGAGGACGAGCGGTTCCTCTTGGCGCGGTATGAGGCGGCAATCCAGCCAGGGGCCTGGGAGGCAGTAGCCGCTGCCCGGTTCAAGTCACCCCTGTCCGGTTCGCGTTCTGAATTCGGAAACCTGGACACGATCCCCTACGAGCGGATCCGGGTGCCTACTTTGCTGATTGCAGGAGCCGATGACGAACTCCGCGAGGCGGGATATGCGGCGCCGCTGGCTGAACGGATCCCGAACGCGACGCTGTTGACGTACCAGCAATGCGGGCACCTGCCCCAGCTGGAGCAACCTGCCCTCTTCAACGCCGACGTCGCGAAATTCTTGGGAACCCATGGTGCCTTAGCAAGCCGCTGA
- a CDS encoding TetR/AcrR family transcriptional regulator — translation MRVADRDQAETGVDACQAGYHAQIKAENQARIIRAARDLFLARGYDKTSLAQIAREASVSTGTLFKRYPSKAALFAAVTSEQWQLDVQYAAPPPSGDPRYGLDHIGRDYACLVSRPGTAALCRLVITELPEMPELADIVGTGFAIDRGPFFERLRDYLDAEARAGTLDFRSADGQTQSASAVAEQFLGMICGQLLWPQLVRTDFIPPDPADTTVVDEAVALILTRYRAVS, via the coding sequence ATGAGGGTGGCTGACCGTGATCAAGCGGAAACTGGCGTTGATGCGTGCCAGGCCGGGTATCACGCGCAGATCAAGGCAGAGAACCAGGCGCGCATCATTCGCGCCGCCCGCGACCTCTTCCTTGCCCGGGGGTACGACAAGACCTCCCTGGCCCAGATCGCCAGGGAGGCCAGCGTCTCCACCGGGACCCTCTTTAAACGGTATCCTTCCAAGGCTGCGCTGTTCGCGGCCGTCACCTCTGAGCAGTGGCAGCTGGACGTGCAGTATGCCGCACCGCCCCCTTCTGGTGATCCCCGGTACGGGCTGGACCATATTGGTCGTGACTATGCTTGTCTGGTTTCGCGGCCCGGCACCGCAGCACTGTGCCGGCTCGTCATCACCGAACTTCCTGAGATGCCGGAGCTCGCCGACATAGTCGGCACCGGCTTCGCTATCGATAGGGGACCCTTTTTTGAACGGCTTCGCGATTACCTGGACGCTGAAGCGCGGGCTGGCACACTCGACTTCCGTTCGGCGGACGGACAGACACAGTCAGCATCCGCAGTGGCCGAACAGTTCCTCGGCATGATTTGCGGCCAGCTCCTGTGGCCTCAGCTCGTGCGGACTGACTTCATCCCGCCCGATCCCGCCGACACCACCGTCGTGGACGAAGCCGTCGCCCTCATACTCACCCGCTATCGCGCCGTGTCCTGA
- a CDS encoding CocE/NonD family hydrolase — protein sequence MTNRDVSGTTFEYRFRDPKMTPEARGGTLPEYRSSLEDGMLIERDVVVTTRTGVEIFIDVFRPNNDEPAAPLVAWMPYGKHNPLPIQKIFPNAGVRPEWTSSHTAFECPDPVYWVQHGYAVILVDLPGTWNSGGSATYCSPEEAEAFYDLIEWAGTQPWSNGKVGLSGVSYLTVAQWRVAELEPPHLAAINPYEGWTDTYREVVRHGGIPSTSFWPYLSQRWGASRTQIEDLERETAEHPFFDAFWQSKSAELEKIRVPAYVVASWSDQGLHTRGTLEGFSRISSSEKWLEVHGGKKWAHYYEPESVERQRAFFDRYLKGIDNDVLNWPPVRLDVRQSSGVGKYRTAGEWPPAETDYQKLYLDASRGSLDWTLPPQEASASYDGAGSGPGAHRAEFEFTFDRPMDLVGHMKATLYVSAEAPDMDLFVAVWKINAAGDAVTFPYYGNFENGAVALGWLRASHRELDENRSSDYLPVLAHQRLLEMENGAPTRVDIEILPSGTSFQPGDRLRFVVQGTDVHKFPRKEVFARHEDTVNEGVHVIHTGGRFDSHLLVPVL from the coding sequence ATGACGAACCGTGATGTCAGCGGAACTACATTCGAATACCGCTTCCGCGACCCCAAGATGACCCCGGAAGCACGCGGGGGAACGCTGCCGGAGTACCGGAGTTCCCTCGAAGACGGAATGCTGATCGAACGCGACGTCGTCGTCACCACCCGCACGGGCGTCGAGATTTTCATCGATGTCTTCCGGCCGAACAACGATGAGCCGGCAGCGCCGCTGGTTGCGTGGATGCCCTACGGGAAACATAACCCCCTGCCCATCCAGAAGATCTTCCCCAACGCCGGCGTTCGGCCCGAATGGACCAGCAGCCACACGGCCTTTGAGTGCCCGGACCCGGTGTACTGGGTGCAGCACGGTTACGCAGTCATCCTTGTGGACCTGCCGGGAACGTGGAACTCCGGCGGATCTGCGACTTACTGTTCTCCTGAGGAAGCAGAAGCTTTCTACGACCTCATCGAATGGGCTGGAACGCAGCCTTGGAGCAATGGAAAAGTAGGATTGTCCGGCGTCTCATACCTGACCGTTGCGCAGTGGCGCGTAGCAGAGCTGGAGCCACCCCATCTCGCGGCCATCAATCCCTACGAAGGATGGACCGACACCTACCGGGAGGTCGTCCGGCATGGCGGAATCCCGTCAACATCTTTCTGGCCGTACTTGTCTCAGCGGTGGGGCGCGAGCCGTACGCAAATAGAAGACCTGGAGCGGGAAACAGCCGAGCATCCCTTCTTCGACGCGTTTTGGCAGAGCAAGTCAGCCGAACTGGAAAAGATCCGGGTGCCCGCCTACGTGGTGGCGAGCTGGAGCGACCAGGGCCTGCACACGAGGGGAACCCTTGAAGGATTTTCCCGCATTTCTTCATCTGAAAAGTGGCTGGAAGTTCACGGCGGAAAAAAGTGGGCGCACTACTACGAACCTGAAAGTGTGGAACGCCAGCGGGCCTTTTTTGACCGTTACCTGAAGGGCATCGACAACGACGTCCTGAACTGGCCGCCTGTTCGGCTGGACGTACGACAATCATCCGGCGTAGGTAAGTACCGCACTGCCGGGGAATGGCCCCCTGCAGAGACTGACTACCAAAAGTTGTATCTCGATGCCTCACGGGGGTCCCTCGATTGGACGCTTCCTCCCCAGGAAGCATCCGCCAGCTACGACGGTGCCGGAAGCGGCCCGGGCGCTCACCGCGCCGAGTTTGAGTTTACTTTTGACCGGCCCATGGACCTCGTCGGTCACATGAAAGCCACGCTGTACGTGAGTGCCGAGGCGCCGGACATGGATCTTTTCGTCGCGGTCTGGAAAATCAATGCCGCCGGCGACGCAGTTACTTTCCCGTACTACGGCAATTTCGAAAACGGTGCTGTGGCTCTTGGCTGGCTCCGCGCGTCACACCGCGAACTCGACGAAAATCGTTCCTCGGATTACCTGCCGGTCCTGGCCCACCAGCGTCTCCTCGAAATGGAGAATGGAGCGCCAACCCGTGTCGACATAGAAATTCTGCCGTCCGGTACCAGTTTCCAGCCAGGGGACAGGCTCCGCTTCGTCGTGCAGGGCACAGATGTACACAAGTTCCCAAGGAAAGAAGTGTTCGCGCGGCACGAGGACACGGTTAATGAAGGAGTCCACGTGATTCACACAGGCGGCCGCTTCGACTCGCACCTGCTGGTTCCGGTCCTCTAA
- a CDS encoding substrate-binding domain-containing protein, with the protein MEAHILPAFTEATKAVVDVRYEPTGLLLKRIEAGARPAIFVGITGSLEASTSKDDFDLTTFLPVAKSGIGVAVPPNASSPDIGSVDQLISALLAARSVAYSRNGPSGVYFSRLLRELGIAEQVDSRSTIVDQGPTAYALLDGRSDLAIHQLSELMLVPEAKIIGPLPHAVQHDTEFSAALSHNALEDSLAASLFDFITDASAARAYHASGLQSPDPRAVAGVQTR; encoded by the coding sequence ATGGAAGCGCATATCCTTCCCGCCTTCACAGAGGCGACTAAAGCAGTCGTTGATGTCCGCTATGAACCGACCGGTCTGCTTCTGAAGCGGATTGAAGCCGGGGCGCGGCCTGCGATCTTCGTAGGAATAACAGGGTCCTTGGAGGCCTCTACCTCCAAGGACGACTTCGACCTGACAACGTTCCTGCCCGTCGCAAAATCCGGAATTGGGGTTGCAGTGCCACCAAACGCCAGCAGCCCCGATATCGGTTCAGTTGACCAGCTCATCAGTGCTCTCTTGGCTGCGCGCTCTGTCGCATACTCGCGGAACGGGCCGAGCGGCGTCTACTTTTCCCGCCTGCTACGGGAACTGGGCATAGCGGAGCAGGTGGATTCACGGTCCACAATCGTTGACCAAGGACCGACGGCATACGCACTCCTCGACGGGCGGTCGGACCTGGCCATCCATCAATTGAGCGAACTGATGCTCGTCCCCGAGGCGAAGATCATAGGACCACTCCCCCACGCCGTCCAGCACGACACCGAGTTCTCCGCGGCGTTATCACATAACGCTCTCGAGGACTCGCTGGCCGCTTCCCTCTTCGACTTCATAACAGACGCGTCGGCGGCGCGCGCCTACCATGCCAGCGGCCTCCAGTCCCCTGACCCTCGTGCAGTTGCAGGAGTGCAAACAAGATAA
- a CDS encoding IclR family transcriptional regulator, with protein sequence MPLTTEPGRSVASRLSAVLFAFKAGGGSLTLADLTRRTGMPHPTVRRLALELLSEGLLERTDDGKYVIGIKVWELGTLAPRSVPLRTVALPFMEDLHAALQQHVQLAVLDGLEAVVVERMSASKALGLVSQVGGRLPLHSSGVGKVLLAHGGESLFRQVTSKDLEKYTPTTITDPDKLRTDLGEYRRTGFALVDQETSPDAQSVATAIFDRSGECVAALSVVVAAGTVNLNSVVPAVVAAGRGISRRLEAPMFRRTSP encoded by the coding sequence ATGCCGCTGACCACCGAACCTGGGCGCAGCGTCGCCTCCCGCCTCAGTGCCGTACTTTTCGCCTTCAAGGCCGGCGGCGGCAGCTTAACGCTTGCCGATCTCACCCGCCGCACTGGTATGCCCCACCCCACCGTGCGGCGACTGGCACTGGAGCTGCTCTCCGAGGGCTTACTGGAGCGGACCGATGACGGTAAGTACGTGATCGGGATCAAGGTCTGGGAACTGGGCACACTTGCCCCTCGGAGTGTTCCCCTCCGCACGGTCGCTTTGCCGTTCATGGAGGATCTCCACGCTGCTCTGCAGCAGCACGTCCAACTGGCGGTGCTCGACGGCCTGGAAGCTGTAGTTGTCGAGCGGATGTCCGCGTCCAAGGCACTCGGGCTGGTTTCCCAAGTTGGGGGTCGCCTTCCGCTGCACAGTTCCGGTGTAGGTAAGGTGCTCTTGGCCCACGGCGGTGAGAGCCTATTTCGGCAAGTCACCTCGAAGGACTTAGAGAAATACACGCCCACTACAATCACCGACCCCGATAAGCTTCGAACTGACTTGGGCGAATACAGGCGGACAGGTTTTGCACTGGTGGACCAGGAGACGAGTCCGGACGCGCAGTCCGTCGCAACGGCCATTTTCGACCGCTCAGGGGAGTGTGTTGCTGCGCTCTCGGTTGTTGTTGCAGCGGGAACAGTGAACCTGAACTCGGTTGTGCCTGCGGTAGTGGCAGCTGGCAGAGGGATTTCCCGCAGGCTCGAAGCTCCAATGTTCCGGCGCACCTCGCCGTAA
- a CDS encoding 3-oxoacid CoA-transferase subunit A: MLNFVDSVQEAVAGIKDGSTVMIGGFGNAGQPFELIDALLECGATDLTVVNNNAGQGDQGLTLLIKEGRVKKMICSFPRQPDSWHFDAKYKAGEIELELVPQGNLAERIRAAGAGIGGFFTPTGYGTMLAEGKETRFLDGKWQVFETPIHAEVALIKALKADGKGNLVYRKTARNFGPIMAAAAKHTIVQVSDIVPTGGLDPENIVTPGIYVNSIVKVAGSGNTAEKAA; this comes from the coding sequence ATGCTGAACTTTGTTGATTCGGTCCAGGAGGCCGTAGCCGGGATCAAGGACGGTTCCACCGTGATGATCGGCGGGTTCGGCAACGCCGGCCAGCCGTTCGAACTGATCGACGCGCTGCTCGAGTGCGGCGCCACGGACCTGACCGTGGTGAACAACAACGCCGGCCAGGGCGACCAGGGCCTGACCCTGCTGATCAAGGAGGGCCGGGTGAAGAAGATGATCTGCTCCTTCCCGCGGCAGCCCGACTCCTGGCACTTCGACGCCAAGTACAAGGCCGGCGAGATCGAACTCGAACTCGTCCCGCAGGGGAACCTGGCCGAGCGGATCCGCGCCGCCGGGGCCGGGATCGGCGGCTTCTTCACCCCCACCGGGTACGGCACCATGCTCGCCGAGGGCAAGGAAACCCGGTTCCTAGACGGCAAGTGGCAGGTGTTCGAAACCCCCATCCACGCCGAGGTCGCACTGATCAAGGCACTCAAGGCGGACGGGAAAGGCAACCTCGTCTACCGCAAGACCGCCCGCAACTTCGGCCCCATCATGGCCGCCGCCGCGAAACACACCATCGTCCAGGTCTCCGACATCGTCCCCACCGGCGGACTGGACCCGGAAAACATCGTGACCCCCGGGATCTACGTCAACAGCATCGTCAAGGTTGCCGGCAGCGGCAACACGGCAGAAAAGGCGGCCTGA
- a CDS encoding SDR family oxidoreductase: protein MNRLAGKRALITGGTSGIGLATAQRFVAEGADVLVTGVTPASIDRARQILGDKVPVVQADARDLDAQRGLAERVREHFGELDVAFLNAGVSDWRPFEDHTEDSFNRLFDINVKSVFFLTQALVHVLANPSSVIVNASSSAHGGYGRSNAYAATKAAVGSLMRSWNADLLRSHGIRFNAVSPGPVDTPLYSKLGIEDPAEQTAVLQGISSGIPLGRMGRPEEVAEAVVYLASDVSAFAVGQDLILDGGQTVL from the coding sequence ATGAATCGTCTTGCGGGCAAGCGCGCGCTCATTACCGGCGGCACGAGTGGGATCGGTCTGGCGACCGCGCAGCGTTTTGTCGCGGAGGGGGCCGACGTGCTGGTCACGGGCGTAACCCCGGCCAGCATTGACAGGGCGCGGCAGATCCTCGGAGATAAGGTGCCGGTAGTGCAGGCCGATGCGCGCGACCTTGATGCGCAGCGCGGTCTGGCGGAGCGTGTGCGTGAGCACTTCGGGGAGTTAGACGTGGCCTTCCTGAATGCTGGCGTCTCGGACTGGCGGCCGTTCGAGGACCACACGGAGGACAGTTTCAACCGGCTCTTCGACATCAACGTCAAGAGCGTCTTCTTTCTCACGCAGGCCCTGGTCCACGTGCTGGCCAACCCCTCCTCGGTCATCGTCAACGCATCCAGCAGTGCGCACGGCGGCTACGGTCGGTCGAACGCTTACGCCGCCACGAAGGCTGCTGTTGGCTCCCTGATGCGGTCATGGAACGCGGACCTGCTGAGGTCTCACGGCATCCGGTTCAACGCGGTCAGTCCCGGTCCTGTGGACACCCCTCTGTACTCTAAACTTGGCATCGAGGACCCCGCGGAGCAGACCGCGGTACTGCAGGGGATAAGCTCCGGCATCCCGCTGGGCCGCATGGGCAGGCCGGAAGAGGTCGCGGAAGCTGTCGTCTACCTGGCCTCCGATGTCTCAGCGTTCGCTGTGGGCCAAGACCTTATTCTGGACGGCGGCCAGACCGTCCTCTGA
- a CDS encoding Dabb family protein encodes MKDDLASDEREEVCRQIASLENLPSTLTSRVCQDVGNPDDGFTHSAIITFSGEADYLAYLTDPDHADVIDYVLPRWKKMMFCDASEEFDPGMYGRIQDTVVQMSGSPELRAHIGKITARVEPRQAV; translated from the coding sequence ATGAAGGACGATCTGGCATCAGATGAGCGCGAAGAAGTGTGCCGGCAGATCGCCTCGCTGGAGAATTTGCCGTCCACGCTGACGTCCAGGGTGTGTCAGGATGTGGGCAATCCCGACGACGGTTTTACGCACTCTGCCATCATCACCTTCAGCGGCGAAGCGGACTACCTGGCCTACCTCACAGACCCCGATCACGCTGACGTGATCGACTACGTCTTGCCGCGCTGGAAGAAGATGATGTTTTGTGATGCTTCCGAAGAATTCGATCCCGGAATGTATGGGCGGATCCAGGACACGGTCGTGCAAATGAGCGGCAGCCCGGAACTCCGTGCCCACATCGGGAAGATCACTGCACGGGTAGAACCTCGACAGGCTGTGTAG
- a CDS encoding maleylacetate reductase → MTTFEHVTLGQRVLFGSGKAAVNLAAEVSRLGATRVMVIAAEFEAPIAADVTTGIDVTSFYEDVAPHVPIEKAEKARSTAAELGIDLLVCVGGGSTTGVAKAIAMTTGLPIIAVPTTYAGSEATNVWGLTEASRKTTGVDDRVLPVTVIYDAALTLSLPVDLSVASGLNALAHCVDSMWAPRADPINQALAAEGIRALNQGLPLIKDDPSDLTGREQALYGAYLSAVAFASAGSGMHHKICHVLGGAYNLPHAQTHATVLPYVLAFNAPSAPDAEVRIAAAFGADDALKGLNALRETLSAPKALKHHGLAEENIAEAVKLILPAIPGSNPRPVTEENLEELLRSAYSGTIPGF, encoded by the coding sequence ATGACTACTTTTGAGCATGTAACCTTGGGACAGCGTGTCTTGTTCGGCTCTGGCAAGGCAGCTGTAAACCTCGCCGCAGAGGTATCCCGGCTGGGCGCCACACGGGTGATGGTGATCGCCGCCGAGTTCGAAGCGCCGATCGCTGCCGACGTGACGACCGGAATCGATGTCACGTCCTTCTATGAGGACGTTGCACCCCATGTACCCATTGAGAAGGCAGAAAAAGCGCGGTCGACAGCTGCAGAGCTGGGCATTGACTTGCTGGTCTGTGTCGGCGGCGGCTCAACGACGGGCGTCGCTAAAGCCATTGCCATGACCACAGGACTGCCCATCATCGCGGTCCCCACCACCTACGCCGGGTCCGAAGCCACCAACGTTTGGGGGCTTACGGAAGCCTCCCGGAAAACCACCGGTGTGGACGACAGGGTCCTGCCTGTCACTGTAATTTACGACGCAGCCCTGACGCTCTCTCTTCCCGTTGACCTGTCTGTCGCTTCCGGCCTCAACGCCTTGGCCCACTGTGTCGATTCGATGTGGGCTCCACGTGCCGACCCAATCAATCAGGCGCTGGCCGCGGAGGGAATCCGCGCACTCAACCAGGGGCTTCCGCTGATCAAGGATGACCCGTCGGACCTCACGGGCCGAGAACAGGCCCTGTATGGGGCGTACCTTTCCGCGGTCGCATTCGCCTCCGCCGGCTCAGGGATGCACCATAAGATCTGTCATGTCCTCGGCGGGGCCTACAACTTGCCCCACGCCCAAACACATGCGACTGTCCTGCCCTATGTGCTGGCATTCAACGCGCCCTCCGCGCCGGACGCTGAGGTCCGGATCGCCGCCGCCTTCGGAGCCGATGACGCCCTCAAGGGACTCAACGCCCTGCGAGAAACCCTTAGTGCGCCCAAGGCCCTGAAACACCATGGCCTGGCCGAGGAAAACATCGCCGAAGCGGTCAAGCTAATCCTGCCCGCAATCCCGGGCTCCAACCCGCGCCCGGTCACGGAAGAGAATCTTGAGGAACTGCTCCGCTCCGCCTACTCCGGCACCATCCCCGGATTCTAA
- a CDS encoding dioxygenase, translating to MSTHTSTVQIAAEQVAVEQQLVDTVVASFDKAEDPRLKELMQSLTRHLHNFLREVRLTEEEWNAAIGFLTAAGHITNDKRQEFVLLSDVLGASMQTIAINNQAYKEATEATVFGPFFVADAPEIPIGGDIAGGANGQPCWVEGTVTDTEGAPVPGARIEVWEADEDGFYDVQYTDHRVAGRAHLNADQDGKYAFWGLTPTPYPIPHDGPVGKMLEAARRSPVRASHLHFMVTAEGLRPLVTHIFVQGDPQIEIGDSVFGVKDSLIKKFETQPPGTPTPDGRDVNNQSWARTRFDIVLAPVLT from the coding sequence ATGTCCACCCACACATCAACAGTCCAAATTGCAGCCGAGCAGGTTGCTGTCGAGCAGCAGCTTGTGGACACCGTCGTCGCATCCTTCGACAAAGCCGAGGACCCACGGCTGAAGGAACTGATGCAGTCCCTGACCAGGCACCTGCACAATTTTCTTCGAGAAGTGCGCCTCACCGAGGAGGAATGGAACGCCGCCATCGGGTTCCTCACCGCCGCCGGGCACATCACTAATGACAAGCGCCAGGAATTCGTACTCCTCTCCGACGTGCTCGGGGCTTCCATGCAGACCATCGCGATCAATAACCAGGCATACAAGGAGGCGACCGAAGCTACGGTCTTTGGACCGTTCTTCGTCGCCGATGCCCCGGAAATCCCGATCGGCGGCGACATCGCCGGAGGCGCCAACGGGCAGCCCTGCTGGGTCGAAGGAACTGTCACCGACACCGAAGGGGCCCCCGTCCCCGGCGCCCGCATTGAAGTCTGGGAGGCAGACGAAGACGGGTTCTACGACGTCCAGTACACCGACCACCGCGTGGCAGGACGCGCACATCTGAACGCTGATCAGGACGGGAAGTACGCCTTCTGGGGCCTCACCCCGACCCCCTACCCCATCCCCCACGACGGGCCCGTCGGTAAAATGCTCGAGGCTGCGCGGCGCTCCCCAGTGCGCGCTTCCCACTTGCACTTCATGGTGACCGCTGAAGGCCTGCGCCCCCTCGTGACACACATCTTCGTCCAAGGAGACCCTCAAATCGAAATTGGCGACTCCGTGTTCGGCGTCAAAGACTCACTGATCAAGAAATTTGAAACGCAGCCCCCCGGCACCCCCACCCCCGATGGCCGCGACGTGAACAACCAGTCCTGGGCACGCACCCGCTTTGACATCGTCCTCGCCCCGGTTCTCACCTGA
- a CDS encoding IS481 family transposase, which produces MSHPNALLTPRGRLRLAQCVVDQCWSLRRAAERFQVSVPTAARWARRYREHGPAGMEDRSSRPHSSPRRTATRIERRIIALRVNRRWGPARIGYLLGIHPSTVHRVLSRYRLAKLAWLDRGTGRVIRRYEHDRPGDLVHVDIKKLGRIPDGGGHRVLSRAAGRRNKAGTPSNRRPGYHYLHNAVDDHSRLAYTEILADETKETAAAFWQRANVWFQAQGITIQRVLTDNGNCYRSKAFAQALGPDIKHKRTRPYRPQTNGKVERFNRTMLEEWAYIRPYRSEAERVAAFPEWLHAYNHHRAHTALKGQTPASRVTNLSGQYN; this is translated from the coding sequence ATGTCCCACCCTAACGCTCTTCTGACGCCTCGTGGCAGGCTGCGGCTCGCGCAATGTGTCGTTGATCAGTGCTGGAGTCTGCGCCGGGCCGCGGAACGGTTCCAGGTCTCGGTTCCGACCGCCGCGCGGTGGGCGCGGCGCTACCGCGAGCACGGCCCGGCTGGGATGGAGGACCGCTCCAGCCGCCCGCATTCTTCTCCACGGCGGACGGCAACGCGTATCGAGCGGCGGATCATCGCCCTGCGCGTCAACCGCCGGTGGGGGCCTGCCAGGATCGGTTATCTGCTGGGCATCCACCCGTCCACTGTGCACCGCGTGCTGTCCCGTTACCGGCTGGCGAAGCTGGCCTGGCTCGACCGCGGCACCGGAAGGGTGATCCGCCGCTACGAACACGACAGGCCCGGGGACCTGGTCCATGTCGACATCAAGAAACTCGGCCGGATCCCGGACGGCGGTGGACACCGGGTTCTGAGCAGGGCCGCCGGACGCCGAAACAAAGCCGGGACGCCGTCCAACCGCCGGCCCGGCTACCACTACCTCCACAACGCAGTCGATGACCACTCCCGCCTGGCCTACACCGAAATCCTCGCGGACGAGACAAAGGAAACAGCAGCAGCCTTTTGGCAGCGGGCCAATGTCTGGTTCCAAGCCCAAGGGATCACTATCCAGCGGGTCCTGACGGACAACGGGAACTGCTACCGGTCCAAGGCCTTCGCTCAGGCCCTGGGCCCGGACATCAAGCACAAACGCACCCGCCCCTATCGCCCGCAGACCAACGGCAAGGTCGAACGGTTCAACCGCACGATGCTGGAGGAATGGGCCTACATCCGGCCCTACCGCTCCGAGGCCGAGCGTGTCGCAGCTTTCCCCGAGTGGCTCCATGCCTACAATCACCACCGAGCCCACACTGCCCTCAAGGGTCAGACACCGGCCAGCCGCGTCACCAACCTCTCAGGTCAATACAACTAG
- a CDS encoding FAD-dependent monooxygenase — MTTDTDRTAGPEGLRIVILGGGIGGLAAAGFLHRAGMTATVYEQAPELGAVGAGLVVSPNAARLIRRLGHIDAFLERAVPLDVGWEFRRWQDGAVLSSEQLTGRCEDIYGERTYVAHRADLLDAVKAAVPQEWLRLGKRCVEVQPHHSGARLTFDDGSTADADILIGADGVHSVVRNAIAGSGPAEYSGMCAYRAIVPMEDAPEFARRAAQTLWIGPEHHLVHYPISGGSAVNIVAFGPAGDFTAESWSTKSTVDELLGEFDGWDPRLTELIRAAGTPGRWALLDREPLTQWSYGLITLLGDAAHPMFPFFAQGAAQAIEDGAALAQCLADDPQDPARALRTYEKVRISRTTKIQQLSRARKHINHLPDGPDQRERDDTLAQGDPLLANGWLYSHDAELAAKEALV; from the coding sequence ATGACTACAGATACGGATAGGACAGCGGGACCGGAAGGTCTCCGCATTGTCATTCTGGGCGGCGGCATCGGCGGGTTGGCGGCAGCTGGCTTCCTGCACCGCGCGGGTATGACCGCAACAGTTTACGAACAGGCACCGGAGTTGGGCGCAGTCGGCGCCGGCCTGGTGGTTTCTCCCAACGCTGCACGCCTGATACGCCGTCTGGGCCATATCGATGCGTTCCTTGAAAGGGCAGTGCCTCTGGATGTGGGATGGGAATTCCGACGCTGGCAGGACGGCGCAGTTCTGTCATCCGAGCAGCTGACCGGAAGGTGTGAGGATATTTACGGGGAACGTACTTATGTGGCCCACCGCGCAGACCTGTTGGATGCCGTCAAGGCGGCGGTCCCGCAGGAGTGGCTGCGGCTGGGCAAACGCTGCGTGGAAGTTCAGCCACATCACAGCGGTGCGAGGCTGACATTTGATGATGGCAGCACCGCTGATGCAGACATCCTCATCGGTGCCGATGGAGTCCACTCTGTGGTGCGAAACGCGATTGCCGGTTCTGGACCAGCAGAATATTCCGGCATGTGCGCCTACCGGGCTATCGTGCCGATGGAGGATGCCCCCGAGTTCGCCCGTCGGGCAGCCCAGACTTTGTGGATTGGACCGGAGCACCATCTGGTGCACTACCCCATATCCGGTGGCAGCGCCGTCAACATTGTTGCATTCGGTCCCGCCGGCGATTTCACTGCGGAATCCTGGAGCACGAAATCGACCGTCGATGAACTGCTCGGCGAGTTTGATGGCTGGGATCCCCGCCTCACGGAACTGATCCGGGCAGCCGGAACACCGGGACGCTGGGCCCTGCTGGACCGTGAACCGTTGACGCAATGGTCCTATGGCCTGATCACTCTGCTCGGCGACGCAGCCCATCCCATGTTCCCCTTCTTCGCCCAGGGCGCTGCCCAGGCCATCGAAGACGGAGCTGCCCTCGCGCAGTGCCTGGCCGATGACCCCCAGGACCCGGCCCGCGCCCTACGCACCTATGAAAAAGTGCGTATCAGCCGGACTACGAAGATTCAGCAGCTTAGCCGGGCCCGAAAACACATAAACCATCTGCCCGACGGCCCTGACCAGCGGGAGCGCGATGACACCCTGGCCCAAGGGGACCCACTGCTCGCCAACGGTTGGCTCTACAGCCATGATGCCGAACTCGCAGCCAAGGAGGCGTTGGTCTGA